The Methanobrevibacter millerae genome includes the window TAGTAATTTTTCCTACAATATAACTGTATTTTTTAATATTACTGGTTATTATTAATATTTGCATCATATGGTATAATATTATAATTAAAATTTGTATATTATCAACATATGAAAAAATTGTCATGTAAAAAAAATAATTCATCATAAAAATTAATATTAAGATTGGACAAATATATTATCATCAAGATTATTTTACGGAGATTGAAAATGATATATTCAAATGAAGTAGAAAATATGTGTCCTGTTGCAAAAGGAGCAAATCACGGTCCCGCACCAATACCTGAAGAAGGTAGATGGGTTAAATCAAAGGAAATCTCTGACATTTCCGGTTTGACACATGGTATCGGATGGTGTGCACCTCAACAGGGATGCTGTAAATTGACTTTAAATGTTAAAGAAGGTATTATCGAAGAGGCTTTGGTTGAAACCATAGGATGCTCAGGCATGACTCATTCAGCTGCAATGGCTGGTGAAATACTGATTGGAAAAACAATCCTTGAAGCTTTAAATACTGATTTGGTTTGTGATGCAATAAATACTGCAATGCGTGAACTCTTCCTGCAGATTGTTTATGGTAGAACCCAATCAGCATTTTCCGAAGACGGTCTTCCTATCGGTGCAGGCCTTGAAGATTTAGGTAAAGGCCACAGAAGCCAGGTTGGAACAATATACTCAACCAACAGGAAAGGGCCAAGATATCTTGAGCTGACTGAAGGTTATATCACAGAAATTGCTCTTGATGAAGATGATGAAATTATAGGATACAAGTATATCAATGTAGGCATAATGCTTGACAGCATCAAGGACGGAATGGATCCTTTAAAAGCAATCGAAAAGGCAAGCGGCCAGTACGGCAGGTTTGATGATGCTGTTAAAACAATTGATCCTAGAAAAGAATGATGGGTGGAATTATGAGTTTATTTGAAAGTTATGAAAGAAGAATCGACCAGATACTTCCTGTATTAAACAAATATGGTATTAATGATTTGGATGAAGCTCGCCAAATCTGTCTTGACAAAGGTTTCGACCCATATGAAATCGTTAAGGGAGTTCAGCCAATATGCTTTGAAAACGCATGCTGGGCCTATACTGTTGGAGCTGCAATAGCTGTCAAAAAGGACTGCACCAAAGCCGCTGATGCCGCATCTGCCATAGGTGAGGGATTGCAGTCATTCTGTATTCCTGGAAGTGTTGCAGATGACAGAAAAGTTGGTTTAGGTCATGGTAACTTAGCTTCAATGCTTTTAAGTGAAGAGTCAAGCTGTTTTGCATTTCT containing:
- a CDS encoding iron-sulfur cluster assembly scaffold protein, translated to MIYSNEVENMCPVAKGANHGPAPIPEEGRWVKSKEISDISGLTHGIGWCAPQQGCCKLTLNVKEGIIEEALVETIGCSGMTHSAAMAGEILIGKTILEALNTDLVCDAINTAMRELFLQIVYGRTQSAFSEDGLPIGAGLEDLGKGHRSQVGTIYSTNRKGPRYLELTEGYITEIALDEDDEIIGYKYINVGIMLDSIKDGMDPLKAIEKASGQYGRFDDAVKTIDPRKE